Sequence from the Argentina anserina chromosome 7, drPotAnse1.1, whole genome shotgun sequence genome:
TCGGCGTGGAGGGGCACCCAAGAGATTGCATAATATCGCCTACCCCTAGCATCTGAAACTTAGGAGGCGAATTCAGAGCAATACTATCAACACGATGCTCATAGATCTTCCCTTTTTTGTCAAGTTTGTACTCGGAGGTTCCATCAAATCGACCGCGACTTTCCCAAGGGACTCGTGGCACGCCATGAATGGTCCAGCGAACCATTATGACATTGTCCATTGGCTGTGATACACTAATGACGTCAACCCACAACGCCTTGAAAAATATCTGGCCATGGAAACGTAGTGCTGCCAATATCGACTTGTAATTCTAAATGCCCATAAAAGTATTGATCGGATCTTTGAACGTGATATCATCCCTATACAGAATCAAGAGGATGTGTTAGCATATTGTAAACGGAAACGCTTGGGGACCTTGATAATAAGGATACACACAAGACATGATTGACATTAACAAAGTACATGGAAATGAACACCAGATTGTTGCTGCATATTTACTCACAGAGGCCAGTCTACTGATTAGCAAAACATCAATACGTACTGGCTCTCTCAAGCACATGCGCAGCACAATCACCGACTTAATGTCCAATAGCTTCGATAGTATTGGCTGAATCTACAACTACCTACTTCAAAGTCCCTGGTGATAGGAGACTATCTAGCAACCTAAAACCTCACATTCCTCATTAAATCCACATTCAACATCATGGGGGTGTCCCTAATATAAGCCGAGCCCCAACTTCTAAGGCCTTAGGGACCAAGAAATCAAGAACCAATGACTTCCTAATACCCCGCATGTCCTTTTCTCTCTACCTGCCACACCAGAAGGTTCTAGCAGAATCATACAATTTCTTAGCTCTCATACACTTCTCCAATCCCAATTCCACCTaaccaaaacataacaaaaacaaaaacagaatcaTCTTCCTTCATTACATTTCTAAACcaaaactaaataagaaaacaaaaattagaataaaatCGGACCTGTAAATATCAAGGCTGAGCTCTCTGAAGAAGAGCTCAGGAAACTCCTCTCTGAGAGTTCGAATTGCATACCCCATATTCACATAATACTCCTGCTTCTCCTGGTCGTCCTTGCTCGGCTTCGACCCCTGCTTCAGCGGAGCCGAGAACTGCCCGTACGGCCTTAAATTCCGATCCAACTCCGACGTCCTCGCAGCGCTGTCCTTTACCCCGGAGCAAACCCTAACCGTGGACCTGTATCTCGACTCGAATTTCTCACTGCTCGTCTGGAATCGGAAGCCCTTGCGATTAGGGTTGGAAAAGACTCTGGAGATTTCCGGCGACGGAAAGATAAGAGCCATTTGAAatgttcggtttttttttttctagttttttgGGTTTCTGAGGAAATGaaatgcctttttttttgtgtttggaTTTTCTTGGAAGAGTGAGAATCTGTTTCGGATTTTATTGGCTGGTGCAGATCCACGTGTGAGTGTGAGAAAAGTCCCGACTTGCTACAAGAGAAGCTAAAATTGTTACGTGTCTGTCTCGGCCCTCGTTAAAGAGTAATTATGTGTATCTGGAACGctaattatgattttttttattttctctatatACATAATTAGCGTTCCGGATACCCGAAGTTCTTCAGTTCATCTACGCTGGCTTATTCAATAGAAGTAATTATTTTTCTATTCAAATCGCTTTTGTGATTTTATTCTTCGTAATTTCTCTTGATAAGTAAAGTTACTAAACTATACATTAGTCTTCAACAGAAGAACGTAGTCCCGATTATATTGTAATCTTCCTTGATGCATGTCAACTTATGTGTGTAGAAATTTAGGCAAGAAGCTAATTTTGAACCATACTTCATACTTCTATCTCCAAAGTTATTCTTTAATAGCCTAGATTCTAACTATTTTTTCGACCAACAATATTATCAGAGATTTCGTCTCTCCTAACTTGATTTTGGTGTGCGTGTGCTCTTCGACTTTAGTCGAGAGTTAATAACTTGAAACTCTCTTGTGGCAGGTTTACAATTAGCTGTAGAGGCTAGGGGGCTCATAGGACCTCCTCCAACTCTTGTATGTAACAAACCTGAAGACTGTACTTTTTATGCTCATCCAGATCAGTGTAGTTGTGTCTATAAGCAGTGTGTATGCCCTGGAGCGGCATCTTCTCCTACTTGGGGATAAATATGGGTACCCGCTGCGGCTCGGTTGAATCAAAGTGTACACCAGAGAGATGAAAGGAATGATAAAGAGATAAATATAACAGTAGCTTAATAATGATCATCAGATTTGTGGGCCTAATTTAGGGTTCTACCTGATGTAAAAttcatgatttttattattacaacgtatgtttactattttatGTGTTTTACATATGGCGCCTATTTTGTTAATTTACTGTTATGAAAAACGAAGAAACAACTGTAGTTTGTAGTTATTACGAAGATTAAGGAGAATGATTGCAATCAAACTGCAAAACATCTACAATAGAATTTTCGCTGATTTATAGGCTATAGTCTGTGACTCTAAGAGCCACCTGATTATAAGTTCTACAAGGCAACGAAATCTGCACAATAGAAATTGTATTAATTCATAGCACAACAACAtcggttattttttttttaaacgtcGCAGCAATACAAAATTAGGTCTTACATAATAATAATGCTTAGTTTGTTAGGTTAGCAACGTACGTACTAGAGCTACAAAAGGGCAGGCAAGTGATTAAACCCAAGAAATTTATGTACTTGAGCAAATGATTCTTATCTCTCATATCCAACTATACATATAGGGTTGAAGCCAATGGTTGTTGATCTCTACACCGTACTCTATCCTCGATGGAGCC
This genomic interval carries:
- the LOC126803972 gene encoding LOW QUALITY PROTEIN: uncharacterized protein LOC126803972 (The sequence of the model RefSeq protein was modified relative to this genomic sequence to represent the inferred CDS: substituted 1 base at 1 genomic stop codon); protein product: MALIFPSPEISRVFSNPNRKGFRFQTSSEKFESRYRSTVRVCSGVKDSAARTSELDRNLRPYGQFSAPLKQGSKPSKDDQEKQEYYVNMGYAIRTLREEFPELFFRELSLDIYRDDITFKDPINTFMGIXNYKSILAALRFHGQIFFKALWVDVISVSQPMDNVIMVRWTIHGVPRVPWESRGRFDGTSEYKLDKKGKIYEHRVDSIALNSPPKFQMLGVGDIMQSLGCPSTPKPTYFETSSLPSSKRT